tggtcagatgaatcaaaatttgaaattgtttttggaaatcatTGATGCCCTGTCCTGTGAACTAAAGCAAAGAGGCACCAACCCGCTTGTTACCAGTGGACAGTTCTAAaggctgcatctctgatggtatggtgGTGcgttagtgcctatggtgtgggcagcttacacatctggaaaggctccatcaatgctaataaatacatagaggttttagagcaacatatgctcccatccagacaatgtctctctCAGGAAAGGCCTTGCATGTTTCAGCAAGACagtgctaaaccacatgctgcatccatcacagcatggcttcacaggagaagagtgctgaactggccttcctgcagttcagacctttcacttatagaaaacatttaatgcatcataaaacaaaaaatccagcaactaAAGCCCAGTACTTTTGAGTAGCTAGAATTTTGCATTAGACAAGAACGGGACAatattcctctcctaaaactccagcaaatgttctattgtgaaatcAAATagttgcattctgtttttatttacaatttacacatCTTCACAAATTTTTGAAATTagggttttaaatattaaaaacatccGTGTAACAATACAAATCgtgctttaaatgttttcattgggTGACAAGTTtagactgcaggcaggccagtttaCCTGGACCTGGAATTCAGGTTGAGGAGTGAATCGTCTCCAATTTctaaaatgacttttaaatTAGAGCTTGAGCTAAGAGAAGGCAGCATTGTTTCTGAATCTTATTTATATTtggttgttctgttttgttgttgttttttttttttcatggtagAATTTTAAGCTACATTTGTAACTGCAGAGAGAAAGGCCATTCTGTGATTTTCACTACAGagtcttgtcttgttttttaaGGAGGGCTGACTGAGAGCCCAAAGATCACCAAAGATCATGACCagacagtatttgtttttggtcAAGACCATTGTGTACAGAAATTTctgtcgtttttttttgtttgtttgtttgttttttaagttttaatgatattaatgaataataaatagcgctaatttattatttattattatggtgTAACACTGTAGTGCCTGTGAGgtctgtaatttgttttttctttcctaaatctctttgttttgtccttCTTGTAGGGCCATACAGTCATCAGGTCAGCAGCTAATACCAATCTGCCACCTATGCTGATGTCCCAACGAGTGATAGCCCCCAACCCTGCCCAGTTGCAGGGTCAGAGGGTCTCCTCAAAGCCTGGGATGTCTCgctccagctccagcagcaTGGCTAATGCAGTTAGCTACCAGCAGGTATGGATTCACACCAAGCCCATCTCTTAATGAGTCGGAGAGACAGATCAGCTCATTGAATTAAGCTCACAGGAGCCAGGCTGAAACATGTACATTATCTGATATAGTAGCTACAACAAGCTTCTCTTGAAAAACACAGTACATTGATTAGTCGTTATACCACTTGTCACTTACTTTGTAAGTGATTAATTATTGACATTCcttatacaaacacatacagtatctcagGACTCTGAAGATGTATAAGATAAAAATTCCATGGCTGTTTATAACAGCAGTGTTCAGagcttaaaactgaaaaatcttTGCTTTAAGTAATAAATTGTGCTAAGTAGTGAAAAACGTGTGTCTTCTTGCAGGccagccagcaggtggcagccTCCCAACGGTCGGGCTCCAGTGCCATGTACATGAACCTGGCCCACATGCAGGCAGCAGCAGGGGCCGGAGGAGTGGCTGGCAGCCTTGGCGGTGCTTCGGCCATTAGCCCATCCACCATGTCCAGCACGTCCAGCGGAGGCGTGGGCTCCCTAGCTGATCAGGCGAGCAGCCAGGCAGCAGCCAAACTAGCCCTGAGGAAGCAGCTGGAGAAAACTCTGCTAGAGATCCCTCCACCCAAGCCCCCCGCCCCACTTCTCCACTTCCTGCCCTCTGCTGCCAACAGCGAGTTCATCTACATGGTGGGCCTGGAGGAGGTGGTGCAGAGTGTGCTCGACAGTCAGGGTGAGAAGCCACTTGTCATGTCATTGCCTTCAAGTCTGGACATAACTGTGAGATCAGACGgttccaaaatgtaaaatcaaaCCTCAATGCCCACCACAATAATCAAACCACcagatgttttaatgttgtgactgatcattgttgctgctgtttgtttcagtttatttaaaatggaatCATCTCTGCAGGTAAACTAAGAGGGACACTGGCCCGCATGGAGCCATTCTTCTGTGCCCAATGCAGAACTGACTTCACCCCTCACTGGAAGCAAGAGAAGAGCGGACGAATCCTCTGTGAGCAGTGCATGACATCCAATCAGAAGAAGGCTCTGAAAGCAGAGCACACCAACAGGCTGAAGAACGCCTTTGTGAAGGCCCTGCAGCAGGAGCAGGTCAGGACCACCGTACCGCCAGCTTATATTAATTTCAAagtacaaaacaacacacagacttTGTATATAATAATCATTTACCAATGCAGTCTTAGTATtaggaaaatgtaataaactgtGGTAAAGTCCTAAATGTGCGTGTTCGTCCTTGTCAGGAGATTGAACagaggctgcagcagcaggctgCCCTGTCACCCAGCTCGGCCCCCACCGGCCCTAACGCCTCCAAGACTGACTCCATGATCCGGCATCATGCCCTCCGCCAGGTATACTTCAGCATGCCCCCTGAGCCTCCACCTTACACATGCCATATACATCTGCTTATTATCGGTTCTTGAACATGAGGCATATTCACTTTACCTTAGTAAATTTATGGTTTAGTTTTCTATTAAATGTGCTCTTTCCATTGACTTAATTATTAAACCTCACCGCTTCTAACAAGTACAACAGCCACAGGTTTGACATATTTATTCAATCGGCCTCAACCATCTGCATCCATGCCGCTCAttagttaaacattttttaaaaagtctacaAATACTTGTGCAGCCCACACTATgagcatatttcctcacaaaTGCGTCTCTGACAAAGGGAAGAGCTAAACGTCTTTTCATGcacagagtggagaggagaaatGACAGTGAGCCCAGGTGACACTTCACAAACATTAGTGTAAGACTGTACGTTGCTCTAACCACAATAGAAGCGAGTAAATAGTCTACCAGCGCAAATGTAAAACAAGTAAATTCTTCAAACAACAGTAATACCAGCTGACAGCAGCTTATTAGCTAATCAATAATTATTTTGAATGCGATTAACTGAAACCTGACTGTATGTAagatactgtacagtaatgataatttttgaaaatgctgctttaaaacTGTCCTTCACAGTACAGAGACCTGATTCTGTACTTAGCCCAGCTTTACTCGACACCTGGTCAAAGGAAGTGATGGATTCATGAATTGAGGATTTATCAGAGTGGATTAGTGGAGCAgctttgtgtgtgattgtgtgtatttaatgatatttaaaacGCAGTAAAGAGGTTTTATCAGATATTATTTGTCTCTCAtattaaattctatttttatgATGCAAATAGGAGAAGGTAATAAAAAACATAGTGTTGTTGTTAATCTGCCATCAGCCCCCCTCCTCTCCAAAAATTGGCATCAGCAATTAGAAAACTAATAGAGAAACCACTAGCTGTGCATTTATCAGTCTTTTTAATAGGTTcaagtaaaactgaaacaacataaaacaaagaagtaCACCCAGACCGAGCATTTTAACCAGCTGATCTCTGCCACTTGTACTTAAGTATTAACTGAAACGAGTAAAGGGCCACTGTGTAATTAGTGCACTGTCTGGCAGTGTTGGTGAAGCTAATTGGATGTGTGTAACGTCCCCAGGCTCCCCAGCCTCAGGCCTCCCTGCAGCGAGGACTGTCCAATTCAGCTCGAGGTGTCCTGTCCAACTTCGCCCAGGCctcccagctgtcagtggctAGCAGCCTCATGGGAATGACTAGTGCCAAGCACTGTGGCAGTGGTggaggcagcagcagtagcagcaatAGACTGCAGCATGACAGCCGCCACCAGATCTACAACATCCCAGGTACCTGCTGGATCATATCTGCCCATGTTTCTGGCATATTCATCTCAGGCTCACCAGGGATGAACCACTCAAGCGGTTATGACCCTGAGAAGAGTGTTTTAGTATTGGGTATCTAATGACAGAGTCCACTCTTGCACAGATGTTTAAATGGGAGAATAGGACTGCTGAAACTCATTTTTATGAACATGTCTCACTCTGTTTCCACGTGGATTGTGCAACACTTCTGTGTTGCACAATCCACAGAGAGCCTACAGAGAGAAGGCTCACATCATCTTCAGTATGAAACAACAGACATGTGTCAGACAATAACCTGCTAAACTGTATATTCTACTGTCTGGCTATGACTGTGAGATAGAACAGGTACTGTAGAGTTAGTTTAGCCCATTTTGTCCAAATTCAGTTACTAATCAGTGCAGCTTTTCTTGTAAAATGTTATGAATCAGGACCTTCAGCATTTGGCTGTGAGTAAAGGATCAGAATGTGATTacctttattttaccttttattttatcGCATTTCCATACTTGCCTtatcaaaaatataaacaacTAATAAACTAATCTAATGTAATTTATGGTTTAACCAGCTGTCAATACATAAAGTGACTTCAAAGCAGCTCCCCCTTTTTCATTGCCATAGTaacaaagttgttttattttaataataaggatttaatatactttatttttgtagtgGAGTACTTGTAATTTAAGTACATTTCAAACCATGTCCTTAGTAAGAGTTCAAGGAAAGTAGGCCTAGATACTGAACTTACTAGTCAcgtgatgctgtttttttttttctgtttttgttattttgtaccTTGTAGATTAAAATTAATGCACACCTATGAACTTCTAAAAGACTTCACAGCATTCTCTTTTTGTCACCACAGGGTTAAATATTGCCTATCTGAACCCAGCAGCAGTTGGAGCCCATAAGAGCTCCAGCTTAGCGGACCGACAGAGAGAGTACCTGTTGGACATGATACCGCCTCGATCCATATCGCAGTCCATCACCGGACAGAAATGAGCTCCGATCAGCCCTCCTGTCCTTTTGATGCCACCCC
The nucleotide sequence above comes from Channa argus isolate prfri chromosome 1, Channa argus male v1.0, whole genome shotgun sequence. Encoded proteins:
- the gatad2b gene encoding transcriptional repressor p66-beta, which codes for MERMSEEALRLNLLKRGLESPSEREEALAKRLKMEGHEAMERLKMLALLKRKDLADLAALEVAGPLGDGKGAGASTLHHQSLMGPAFEEKLNGTLRLGSHIGPVGPNKNGKENIMDEPVDMSAGRRRDAEHDRRTPSPDVIILSDNEASSPRTTPRPEERLHQANLDMFKGKTGEERQHMIKALREELRLEEARLVLLKKLRQSQMQKENVVQKVPVVQNAASSVQSPPIHSSPGLGKLPVRPGLHNPEPQNLRTAQGHTVIRSAANTNLPPMLMSQRVIAPNPAQLQGQRVSSKPGMSRSSSSSMANAVSYQQASQQVAASQRSGSSAMYMNLAHMQAAAGAGGVAGSLGGASAISPSTMSSTSSGGVGSLADQASSQAAAKLALRKQLEKTLLEIPPPKPPAPLLHFLPSAANSEFIYMVGLEEVVQSVLDSQGKLRGTLARMEPFFCAQCRTDFTPHWKQEKSGRILCEQCMTSNQKKALKAEHTNRLKNAFVKALQQEQEIEQRLQQQAALSPSSAPTGPNASKTDSMIRHHALRQAPQPQASLQRGLSNSARGVLSNFAQASQLSVASSLMGMTSAKHCGSGGGSSSSSNRLQHDSRHQIYNIPGLNIAYLNPAAVGAHKSSSLADRQREYLLDMIPPRSISQSITGQK